The genomic region GCGGCCCCGGCCGGCGACGCGCAGCGGTGCGGGCGGCCTTTGCTTCTATAATGCGCGGACAGCCAGACCGGCCGCCGAGCCGGTGGAGACCCCTGTATGAGAATGAAGCTTCTGCGAGCGACCGCTGCCGCGCTGCTGATCGCGGCTATGCCCGCGCATGCCCAGCAGCCCGCGAGCGGCCCGCTACTCGCGCAACGCAAGAATTGCATGGCCTGCCATGCCATCGCGGCCCCGCTGATGGGGCCGCCGTTCCACGCCATCGCCGACCGCTACCTCGCGCGCGCCGATGCGGCCGACTATCTCGCGCAATCGATCGTGAAGGGCAGCGTCGGCGTCTGGGGACCGGTGCCGATGCCGGCCAACACGCAGTTGACCACTGACGAGGCATACCTGCTCGCCCGCTGGATCATGACGCTGAAGTAGGCGCTCGCCCCCGCACCGGCGCCGCCGCTGGCGGGGCAGGTGCGGCATCGGCCATGATCCGCCGAGTGCGCGGGCCTCGCCGCCCGCGCCTCGATCACATGGCTTCACGCCGGCGGCGGCGGGTGATCCGCGAGCGCCTCGCCGACCGCCTCGCTCACCCACTGCTCGATTTCAGGCGCGAGCGCCAGCAGCACCTGCTGCGAGACTTCTTCCGCGAGCGCCGCCGCGTGCTGCTGGACCAGCTCGCGACAGCGTGCGTCGATCAGCGCGCGACCTTCGCCTGCCAGATAGCCGGCAACGCGGCCGTGCAGCCGCTCGGCGAGGCGCCGCGCATCGACGGCGGGCGCCACCGGCGCGGGCGCCGCCGCGACCGGCAAGGGCTCGGGTGCGCCGTGCTGCAACTCGGCGGGCGGCGGCGCCTCCTGATCGGCGAAACGCGCCGGCATCGGCTCGTCGGCGCCGAACGGCGTCAGTTCGGCGAATGCGGCGGGCGGCATCGCCTCGATCGCGTGCAGCGCCGACTCGGTGCGGGCCACGACGTCGCTGTCGGCCGGCGCGTCGACGGCGGCGGCGATGCCGGAAGCGTCGCGACCGCCGGCAGCGACCGGCCCGGCGTCGCGCTGCTCGGCAGCCTGTTCCGGATCGGCCAGCGCGTAGGCGAGCGAGCCATCGTCCGGGGCGTCATGCTCGTCGTCGCCAACCAGTGGCGCGGCGCCCGCCTCATGCGGCGCGGCGGCCGGCGGCGATGTCACGGATGCCACGCCGGGCTGCGGTGCAGCAAGCGGCTCCGGCATTGCCGCGAATTCCGGCGCCACGGCAGGCTCGGGCGCGACGAACGCTGCCTCCGCGTCACTGAGCCCGCTATGAGCGGGCGGCGTCAATGGCGCGCGCGCCTCCTCGGGCGCGGCAACCGGCTCGGGCGCAGCGGTAGATGCCTGCGGCGTCGCCGGCTCGGGCGCGAAAGGCGCGTCGGGCACGTCGGACGCCGGGGCCGCCTCGGCCGATTGCGGCCGCGCCGCCGTGTCAGGCGAGGCGAACCGCGCCCCCGATGCATTCAGTTCCGGATCGGCAGCCGGCTCCGGTTGCGGCGCGCCGGCCAGTTCGTGCGGCACCGCCGGCTCCGGCGCAACGAACGGCGCGGGAACGTCGGGAACGTCGGGAACGTCGGGGGCGGCCGCGCCGGCCGCTGGCGCGGGTGCATGCGGCTCGGCCGGCGCGGCGGGCACCTCGCCAGCCTCGCCAAGCGCGCCGTCCGCAGCGGGCGGCCGCGCTTGCCGCAGCCGCGTCTCGTCCGGCCCGGGCGCCAGCCTCGCTACCGGCAGCGCATCGGCGCCGGCCGCGCCGGCCGGCGCGTCATAGGCCGTCGACAGCGGCGCGTGGGTCTCGGCGGGCGGCAGCCCGGAGCCGGCCGTTTCGGGGGCGGCTTGCGGCTGCAGGACGGGAAGGCCGTCGGCACGCGGCGCGGGCGTCGGAGTCGGGGTCGCGGAGCTGGCCGGCACGGACTTGCCGGGCACCAGCACATCGGTCAGAACAGGAATGTCGAACTCGCGGTTGGTGTCGGGCATGTTGCCTCCGGGCGCGGGTCAGCCGCCCTGCTTGTAGTTGTTCAGCGCATAGCCGCGATCGCGATAGAAACGATAGCGATCGCGGCCGGCCGCCAGTTCCTCGGGCGCGTTGCCGACCACCTCGAGCAGCCGCGCGAACCGCGCGAACTGCGCGGGCACCTCGGCGCCGAGATTGAGCACCACGCCGTCGTGCGGCGCGCGGGAAAGATCGGTGGTCAGCACGATCGGCGTCTGGCCGGCGAGCGGGCTGTCGATCGAGCAGTGCGGAATGAAATCGAGCGGCGAGAAGGTCCAGAGCCGCTCGTCCAGCGCGCGCAGCCGCGCCGGCTCCGCGCAGACGACGACGGATTGCCCCGCCAGATACGCCTTGCGCAGCAGCCGGCACGCATACGCCAGCGAATCGCCGACGTTCGAGTGGAAATCGATCCGCGTCATCACGCGCACCGCTGCGTCGTCGCCGCGCCGCTCACGCGCCGGCGCGGTCGATCAGGAACTGCGTCAGGAGCGGCACCGGCCGGCCGGTGGCCCCCTTCGCCGCGCCGCTCTTCCAGGCGGTGCCGGCGATGTCGAGGTGCGCCCATGGGTAAGCCTCGGCGAAACGCGACAGGAAGCACGCCGCCGTCACGCTGCCGCCCGGACGCCCGCCGAGATTCGTCAGGTCGGCGAAATTCGACTTCAGCTGCTCCTGATACTCGTCGTCGAGCGGCAGACGCCAGGCCGGATCGCCGGCCTCGCGCGAGGCGTCGAGCAGCTCGCCCGCCAGCGCGTCGTCCTTCGAGAACAGGCCGCTGTGGTGGTGGCCGAGCGCGACGACGCAGGCGCCCGTCAGCGTCGCGACGTCGATCACGGCGGCCGGCTTGAAGCGCTCGGCGTAGGTGAGCGCGTCGCAGAGGATCAGGCGGCCCTCGGCGTCGGTATTGAGCACCTCGATCGTCAGCCCCTTCATGCTCGTGACGATGTCGCCCGGCTTCAGCGCGTTGCCCGCCGGCATGTTCTCGCAGGTCGGCACGATCGCGACGACGTTGAGCTTGAGCCCCATTTCGGCCACGGCGCGCATCGTGCCGAGCACCGAGCCGGCGCCGCACATGTCGTACTTCATCTCGTCCATGCCCTCGCCCGGCTTCAGCGAGATGCCGCCCGTGTCGAACGTGATGCCCTTGCCGACCAGCACGATCGGCGCCGCCTTGGCCGGCCCGCCCTGGTAGTGCAGCACGATGAACTGCGGCGGCTCGACCGAGCCGCGCGCGACCGCCAGGAACGACTCCATCTTCAGCGCCTGGATCTGCTTCAGGCCGAGCACCTCGGACCTGAGATTCCAGTCCTTAGCCATCTGCCGGGCCGAGTTCGCAAGATAGGTGGGCGTGCAGACGTTGGCGGGCAGGTTGCCGAGATCGCGCGTGAAATCGATGCCGTTGGCGATCGCCACGGCCTGCTTCACGGCCAGCTTGGCGGCCTTCTCCTCGGCCGGATCGACGCTGAACACGACGCGCTTGAGCGTGGCCGGCTCGGGCTCGGCCTTGCTCTTCATCTGCGTGAAGCGGTAGGTTTCGTTGCGCAGCGCGAGAATCGCGGCACGCACGCACCAGTCGGACGCGCGCTCGGCGACGGGCAACTGCGTGAGCGTGAACGCGACCTGCCCGACCTTGGTCGCGAGCAGCGCGCGCCAGGCGGCGCGGACGGCCTCCTGGTAAGCCTTCTGGCCGAAGCCGTCCTGCTTGCCGAGGCCGACGAGCAGCACGCGCGAGGCGCCGATGCCCGACACTTCGTGCAGCAGCAGGGTCTTGCCGGCCTTGCCGTCCATGTCGCCGGCCTTGATGATCCGCGACAGCAGCCCCTTGGTGGCTTCATCCGTGTCGAGCGCGGCGCCGGACAGCGTTTGGGATTCGAACACGCCGATCACGACGCAGTCGGATTTTCCGGTCAGGAACCCCTTGGCAGCACCTTTGCTCCAATCAAAGCCTTTTATGCTAAAGTCCATCGCGCTTGTCCTCGGATAAAATCTGGGCTAAGGGTGAAAGCCGCAATTATCCGCTATTTTTTCCCTGGCGGCGCGCGCCCCACCCCCTCCCGCCCTCTTCGCATCAAACATGATCTTTGAACGCTCCCTCCAGCGCGAGCTTGCGTATACGGCCGGCGCTGTCTTCATGGTGCTGCTCACGATCATGCTGACGTCGATGATGATCCGTATCGTCGGCTACGCAGCGTCCGGTCAGGTGAGCCCGAAGGACGTGCTCGTGCTGATCGGCCTCACCGTGATCGGCTATCTCGCGATGATCCTGGTCGGCACCCTGTTCGTGTCGATCCTGTTCGTGCTCACGCGCTGGTACCGCGACTCCGAAATGGTGGTCTGGCTCGCCTCCGGCGTGAGCCTCACGCGCCTGATCCGGCCGATCGGCGTGTTTTCCACGCCGATCGTGCTGCTCATCGCGTTCTTCGCGTTCGTCGGCTGGCCGTGGTCGAACCAGCAGAGCAAGCTGATCAAGGCGCGCTTCCAGCAGCGCGACGAGGTCTCGCTGCTCGCGCCGGGTCAGTTCCGCGAATCGACCGCGACCCACCGCGTGTTCTTCATCGAGAAGATGTCGCCGGACCAGGCCCGGGTGCAGAACGTGTTCGTCACGACCACCGAGCAGGGCAAGGTCAACATCGTCGTCTCGCAGACCGGCCGCGTCGAAACCGAGAAGAACGGCGACCGCTTCATCGTGCTCGAGAACGGCCGCCGCTACGACGGCGTGCCCGGCCAGCCGAACTTCAAGATCATGCAGTTCGAGCGCTACGGCGTGAAGATCCAGAGCAAGCAGGTGGTCACGCAGCCCACCACCACCAGCACGTCCACGCTCGAGCTGCTGCGCGATCCGACCAAGGAAAACCTGGCCGAATTCGCCTGGCGCGCCGGCCTGCCATTGATCGCAATCAATCTGATGATCCTGGCAATCCCGCTGGCCTATCAGAATCCGCGGCGCGGCCGCACCGTCAACCTCGTGATGGCCGTGCTGATCTACCTGACCTATTCCAACCTGCTGAACGTGGTGCAATCGCAGATCGAGCGCGGCAAGCTGCCGTTCGGCGTCGGGCTGGTGGTGCTGCACCTGGTGGTGGCCGGCATCGTCGCGTTCCTGTTCTGGCTACGCGTGCGCAACCGGCCGCTCATCTCGCGGGCCACGTTCCGCCGGGGAGCCTGACCGATGCGGCTCTACGAAAAGTATTTCGCGCGCCAGATCTACCTGACGTTCATCTTCGTGCTGTTCGCGTTCTCGGGGCTGTTCTTCTTCTTCGACCTGATCAGCGAGCTGAACTCGGTCGGCCACGGCGCCTACAACTTCGGCTACGCGGTGCTGCGCGTCGCGCTGCAGACGCCCTCGCGCTTCTACGAGATCATCCCGGTCGCGACGCTGATCAGCGCGATCTACGTGTTCGCGCAGATGGCAGCGAACTCCGAGTTCACGATCTTCCGCGTCTCGGGCCTCGCCACCAACCAGGCGCTGCGCTCGCTGCTGAAGATCGGCGTGCCGCTCGTGATCGTCACCTACCTGATCGGCGAATTCATCGGCCCCTACACCGATCAGCTCTCCGAGCGCGTGCGGCTCGAGGCGCTCGGCTCGTCGGTGTCGTCGAACTTCGCCTCGGGCGTCTGGGTCAAGGACACGCTGACCGCGCGCGACAACGGCGAGCCGGTCACGCGCTTCGTCAACGTCGGCACGCTGTCGCCCGATTCGACCATCAGCAACGTGCGGATCTACGAGTTCGATTCGAAGTTCCAGCTGCAGAACGTGCGGATCGCGAAGTCGGGCCGCTACGCGCCGCCCGGCCACTGGCTGCTGACCGACGTGACCGACACCCAGCTCACGCCGATCCCGCCGGACAGCCATGCGCCGAAGGATGCGCTGAACCCGGTCTACCGCTCCGAGCAGGTGTCGATGCCGCAGTATTCGCTGCGCTCGGATCTCACGCCGCAGATCCTGTCGGTGCTGCTGGTGTCGCCGGAGCGGATGTCGATCTTCAACCTGTTCCGCTATATTCAGCATTTGCGCGAGAACCAGCAGGACACCCAGACCTACGACATCGCGCTGTGGCGCAAGCTGCTGTACCCGTTCGCGGTGTTCGTGATGCTGGTGCTGTCGCTGCCGTTCGCGTACCTGCATACGCGCGCCGGGGTGGTGGGCGTGAAGGTGTTCGGCGGCATCATGCTCGGCATGAGCTTCCAGCTCTTCAACACGCTGTTCTCGCACATCGGCACGCTCAATACCTGGCCCGCGCCGCTCACGGCGGCGCTTCCCGCCCTGATCTACCTCGCGCTCGGCCTGTTCGCGCTGAAGTGGGTCGACCGGCACTGATCACCGATTACCGCAGAGAACGGAGGAACGATGAGCAAGCATGGGATCATCCTGTTCGGACATGGTTCGCGCGACCCGCGCTGGATGGAGCCCTTCGAGCGGCTCGCCGAGCGCGTGCGCGCCGCGCACACGCTCGGCCCGGTCTCGCTCGCGTTCCTCGAACTGATGCCGCCGGAACTGGCGGACGCGGTGGCCGCGCACGCCACGCAGGGCTGCGCGGCCATCACGATCGTGCCGGTATTCGTCGGCCAGGGCGGCCACGTGCGGCGCGACCTGCCCGAACTCGTCGAGGCGTGCCGCGCCGCCCATCCGGGCATCGAGATCCGCTGCGCCACGGCGATCGGCGAGGACGACGCCGTGCTCGACGCGATCGCACGCTACTGCCTGCAGCAGGCGAGCGCCTGACGGATCACACCGCCCGCCGCGGCGGCGCCTCAATGCAAAACGCCGGCCCCCAGGGGCCGGCGTTTTGCATTGAGGGCGCATCCATCAGGCCGCGTTGCGCATGCCGTCGCCGTCCGTGCCCGCCTCGGCCGGCGCGCCGTCGTCCGCGAGCCGCCCGCGCTCGCCGAACGCGGCGCCGATCATCAGCAGGCTCGGCTGCGCGGGATCGAGCCAGGCCTGCGCCTCGCCCGCCGCCATCCGTGCCAGCGTCAGCTCGAGCGTGCGCTCGCGAGCCGTGCTGCAGGCCTCGACGATCGCCACCGGCGTGTCGGCCGCGCGGCCCGCGTCGATCAATTGCCGCGCGATGCCCGGCGCGCTGTCGCGGCCCATGTAGAACACCAGCGAATCGGCGTTGACCTGCTCGCGGATCTCGTCGCTGCCCGGCGCGCGGCTCCGGGTGGCAAACGCGACGCTGCGCGCGACGCCGCGCAGCGTCAGCGAGCGCTTGAGCGTGGCCGCGCCGGCCAGCGCCGCGGTGATGCCCGGCACCACCTCGTAGTCGATCCCGGCCGCCTCCAGCGCGCGCATTTCCTCGTCGGCGCGGCCGAACAGCATCGGGTCGCCGCCCTTCAGGCGCACCACCACGGCATGCTCGCGCGCGGCGTCGACAATCTGCTTGTTGATGAACTGCTGCGCGGAGGAGCGCTGCCCGCAGCGCTTGCCGACCGGGACGAGCCGCGCGTGCGGCGCATGCTCGAGCATCGCCGGCTCCACCAGCGCGTCGTGCAGCACCACGTCGGCCAGGCCGAGCAGCCGCGCGCCGCGCACCGTGATCAGGTCCGCTGCGCCCGGCCCCGCGCCAATCAGATACACCTTGCCCATACACCCTTCATTGGTTGGTCGCCGTGGGCGGCGCACGCCGCCCACGGCGCTGCATCACGCCGAATACGCGCGGATCATGCCGGCCGCAACCGTGTGATGCGTCGCCTCGTCGATCAGCACGAACGCACCGGTGCCCGGATGCGCGTCGTAGGTATCGCAGACGATCGGCTTTTGCAGCGTCAGCGCGACCCGGCCGATGTCGTTCATCTTCAGATCCAGGCGGTCGGTGGCCTGCGACAGCGTATGCACGTCGAGCACCTGCCGGACCGCGCCGATCTTCGTAAACACCATGTTGGTGGTCTGCTTGAGCAGATACTTGCGCTGCGGCGACAGCGGCATCTCGTCGAACCAGCACAGGTCCGCCTCGAGCTTTTTGGCCGGCTCGATGCGCTGCGCGTTCGGCACGAACACGTCGCCGCGCGACACGTCCACATCCTCGCCGAGGCGGATCGTCACCGTCTGCCCCGCGAACGCGGATTCTACCGCAGCCGTGCCGCCCGGCACCGGCGCGATGATCTCGGCCACCGTCGCCGTGCGGCCCGACGGCAGCACCGCGATCTCGTCGCCCACCCGCACCTCGCCGGCCTCCACGCGGCCCATGTAGCCGCGGAAGTCGTCGGCCGAGCTGCCGTCCTGGCGCGCCACCCACTGCACCGGGAAGCGCAGCGCCGCGCCGCCGTCGACCGCCACCGGCAGCGTTTCCAGCAGGTCCAGCAGCGGCTCGCCCGAATACCACGGCATGCTGTCCGACAGCGTGACGATGTTGTCGCCCTTGAGCGCCGACACCGGCACGAAGCGCACGCCGGCCAGGCCCAGCTGATCGGCGAGCGCGACGTAGGCCTCGCGGATCAGGTCGAAGGTGGCCTCCGAATACTCGACCAGATCCATCTTGTTGATCGCGACGATCACGTGCTGCAGGCCGAGCAGCTTCACGATCGCGCTATGGCGCTTGGTCTGCGGCAGCAGCTGCGTGACGCCGCCCTCGACCGTCACGCGCGTGGCGTCGATCAGGATGATCGCGGCGTGCGCGGTCGAGGCGCCCGTCACCATGTTGCGCGTGTACTGCTCGTGGCCCGGCGTGTCGGCGATGATGAACTTGCGCTTGGCGGTGGCGAAGTAGCGGTAGGCCACGTCGATGGTGATGCCCTGCTCGCGCTCGGCTTCGAGCCCGTCGGTGAGCAGCGCGAGGTCGAGCTCGTCACCCACGGTGCGCTTGTTCTTCGCGCGCGACAGCGCCGACAGCTGGTCGGACAGCACCGCCTTGCTGTCGTACAGCAGGCGGCCGATCAGCGTGCTCTTGCCGTCGTCGACGCTGCCCGCCGTGATGAAGCGCAACACGCCGAGGTCTTCGTGGTTCTCGATGATGCTCATGATGTCTGTATCCTCGCGTGCTTCAGAAATAACCCTGCTTCTTGCGCTGCTCCATCGCCGCTTCCGAGGTCTGATCGTCCATCCGCGTCGCGCCGCGCTCGGTGATCTCGGTCACTGCGGTCTCGGCGATGATCTTCTCGACATCGTCGGCATCGCTCTCCACCGGGCAGGTGCAGCTGATGTCGCCCACCGTGCGGAAGCGCACCAGCGCGCGCTCGCTCGTCTCGCCCTCGCGCATCGGCGTGAGCGGCGTGACGGGCACCAGCAGGCCGTTGCGGCGCACGATCTCGCGCTGGTGGGCGTAGTAGATCGAGGGCAGCTCGAGATTCTCGCGGGCGATGTATTGCCAGACGTCGAGCTCGGTCCAGTTCGAGATCGGGAACACGCGCAGGTGCTCGCCCGGGTGCAGGCGCGCGTTGTAGAGGCTCCAGAGTTCCGGACGCTGGGCCTTCGGGTCCCATTGGCCGAACTCGTCGCGAAACGAGAAGATGCGCTCCTTGGCGCGCGCCTTTTCTTCGTCGCGGCGCGCCCCGCCGATCATCGCCGTGTAGCCGTGCTGCTCGATCGTCTCGAGCAGCGTGACGGCCTGCGCGGCGTTGCGCGAATCGGTTTCGCGGCGCAGCACCACGGTGCCGCGCGCGATCGACTCCTCGACGTGGCCGACCACCAGCTCGGCGCCGATCTGCTTGGCGCGGCGATCACGGAAATCGATCACCTCGTCGTAATTGTGGCCCGTGTCGATGTGGACCAGCGGGAACGGCAGCGCGGTCTTGCGGCCCGCGCCCAGGCCGAATGCCTTCAGCGCCAGATGCAGCACGACCACCGAATCCTTGCCGCCCGAAAACAGCAGCGCGGGCTTGCTGCACTCGGCCACGAGTTCGCGCAGGATGTGGATCGACTCGGCCTCGAGCCAGTCGAGATGGCCCATCCGGCCGGCAGTGCCGGCCGGCCGGGCGAAGGTGGATGGTTCGAGCGTCGTGCTCATGATGTCAGTCCTTGCTGGTTTGCTGATGGCCGCCCGCCGGGGCGGGCGGCGCGCTTGCTGTCGTTCGTGGGCGAGGCGCACGGCGGCGCCTCAGGCGTTGGCGCGGCCCGGCAGTTCCGACACCGGCGCGACCGTGATGTGCAGGCCGCATTCCTTGGTGTCGCGCGACTCCCACCACCAGCGGCCCGCGCGGCTGTCTTCGCCGGGGCGGATCGCGCGCGTGCAGGGCTCGCAGCCGATGCTCGGGTAGCCGCGCGCGTGCAGCGGGTTCACCGGCACGTCGAACGCCTTCAGGCAGGCCCACACCTCGGCCTCGGTCCAGTCGGCGAGCGGATTGTACTTGGCGATGCCGCGGGCCTCGTCGTGCTCCTGCTCGTGCAGCTCGGCGCGCGTGACCGACTGCTCGCGGCGCTGGCCCGTGACCCAGGCGTCGGCCTCGGCGAGCGCGCGGTTGAGCGGCTCGACCTTGCGGATCTGGCAGCACGCCTTGCGCAGCTCGACGCTCTCGTAGAACGCGTTCGGGCCGTGCTCGGACACGTACTGGTCGATCGCGTCGGGCTGCGGGTGGAACTGCTCGATCTCGTAGCCGTAGCGCTCGCGCACGCGGTCGATCATGCCGAGCGTTTCCGCGTGCAGGCGGCCCGTGTTCAGCGAAAAGATGCCGATCGCGTGGCCCTTCGAGAGAATCGCGTGGCTGAGCAGCATGTCCTCGGCCGCGAGGCTGCTCGCGAACTTCACGCGCGGGTGGCGCCCGGCGATCGCGGCGAGCAGCGCGTCGAGCCGCTCGACCTTGGCCGCCAGTTCGGGGCTGAGGGCGCCGCTCATGCGCCCACCCGGCCGGCGGCGGCGCGGCGGCGGAACAACGGTGTCGCGTCGTCCACCGCGCCCTGGTAGCGTTCCGAGAATTCGCTGAACGCGTTCAGCGCGTCGTGCGGGTCGCGGTCCGCGCGCACCGCGAACGCGTCGAAGCCGCAACGCGACATGTAGTTCAGCTGGTCGCGCAGCACGTCGCCGATCGCGCGCAGCTCGCCGGTCCAGCCGTAGCGCTTGCGCAGCAGGTGGGCGGTGCTGTAGCCGCGGCCGTCGCCGAAGCGCGGGAAGTCCACCGCGATCACCGTCAGCCTGTCGAAGTCGGCGACGAGCTCGGCCGGCTCGCTGTCCGGCGCGAGCCACACGCCGAGTTCGTCCTTCGTCTTCGCGGCGCTCAACGCCTCGCGCTCGGCCTGCCAGTAGGCGAGCGGCACCAGCACCTTGCCGGCCGGCAGCGCGCCCACCTCGGGCAGCGCGCCGTCCTCGCCCGCGCGCACGACCTGCCAGGCGTCGTCGGTCACTGCGCGGTTCTTGATAATCGAAGCCATCTGCTGAATTCCTCTTGGGGTTACGCGTGGGCCGGCTGGCGCGCCGCGTAGACCCGCTCCTTGAACGGCGCGATGCCGATGCGGTTGTAGGTGTCGATGAAGCGCTCGCCGTCGATGCGCGACTCGACGTAGGTATCGACCAGCTTCGTGATCACGTCGGGCACTTCCTCGGCCGAGAACGACGGGCCGATCACGCGGCCCAGCTTCAGGCCGTCCTGCCCCGTGCCCTGCTCGCCGCCGAGCGACACCTGGTACCACTCCGAGCCGTCCTTGTCGACGCCGAGAATGCCGATGTTGCCGACGTGGTGGTGACCGCACGAGTTCATGCAGCCCGAGATGTTCAGCGACATCTCGCCGAGGTCGTAGACGTAGTCGAGATCGTCGAAACGCTCCTGGATCGCCTGCGCGATCGGGATCGACTTGGCGTTCGCCAGCGAGCAGAAATCGCCGCCCGGGCACGCGATGATGTCGGTCAGCAGGCCGATGTTCGGCGTCGCGAAGCCGACCGCCTTGGCCTTTTCCCACAGCTCGAACAGGTCGCGCTTCTTCACGTTGGCGAGAATCAGGTTCTGCTCGTGCGACACGCGCAGCTCGCCGAACGAATAGGCATCGGCCCAGTCGGCCACCGCCTCCATCTGCGCGTCGGTTGCGTCGCCCGGCGCCACGCCGTTCGGCTTCAGCGACAGCGTGACCGCCGCGTAACCCGACACCTTGTGCGGCGCGACGTTGCGCTCGACCCAGCGTGCGAACGCCTTGTTCTCGAGCAGGTGCTGTTCGTAGGAGGCGTCGGTGTCGGCCAGCTTCTCGTAGGCCGGCGGGGCGAAGCAGCGCGACACGCGCTCGACTTCGTCCTGCGTCAGCGTCGAGGGACCGTCCTTCAGGTGCTGCCATTCCGCCTCGACCTGCTGCGCGAACTTCTCCGGCGAAAGCGCCTTCACGAGGATCTTGATCCGCGCTTTATAGAGATTGTCACGGCGGCCGAAACGGTTATAGACGCGCAGCACCGCCTCGCAGTAGGTCAGCAGATGCTGCCACGGCAGATTCTCGCGAATGATCGAGCCGACGATCGGGGTGCGGCCCAGGCCGCCGCCCGCGAGGATGCTGGCGACGATCTCGCCGTCGGCATTGCGCGACAGGTAGACGCCCAGGTCGTGCATCTGCACGGCGGCGCGGTCCACCTTCGAGCCGGACACGGCGATCTTGAACTTGCGCGGCAGCCAGGCGAATTCGGGGTGGAACGTCGACCACTGGCGCAGGATTTCGGCCCACGGGCGCGGATCGATCGTCTCGTCGGGCGCGACGCCGGCGAACTGGTCGGCCGTGATGTTGCGGATACAGTTGCCGGAGGTCTGGATGCCGTGCATCTGTACCGACGCGAGCTTGGCGAGCAGGTCCGGCGTTTCCTCGAGCCGGATCCAGTTGAACTGGATGTTCGAGCGCGTCGAGAAGTGGCCATAGCCGCGGTCGTGCTCGCGCGCGATGCGTGCCAGCATGCGCAGCTGGTCGCTGCGCAGATTGCCGTAGGGAATCGCGATCCGGTGCATGTACGCGTGACGCTGCATGTACAGGCCGTTCTGCAGGCGCAGCGGACGGAATTCTTCCTCGCTCAATTCGCCCGACAGCCGGCGACGCACCTGGTCGCGATATTGCGCGACGCGTTCGTCGACGATCGTCTGGTCGTACTGGTCGTACTGATACATTGGGGACCCCAGGTTTCGTGTTGACGGCTTGGCGTCCTAGCCACGCCAGGCCTGAATTCTGCCTCGTTCGCGCCCGCCACGCCGAGCCGGCTGCTCCCCGGCGGCGTCACTTGCTAATGACGAAAACAGATATCCATATTTGAAAAACCAGGAAGGATCGTAATAAACTCGCCTTATATTTCAAACGACTAAAAAATTCTGTCCATATGCGAAAGGGTTATATATGAACCTG from Burkholderia glumae LMG 2196 = ATCC 33617 harbors:
- a CDS encoding sulfate adenylyltransferase subunit 1, translated to MSIIENHEDLGVLRFITAGSVDDGKSTLIGRLLYDSKAVLSDQLSALSRAKNKRTVGDELDLALLTDGLEAEREQGITIDVAYRYFATAKRKFIIADTPGHEQYTRNMVTGASTAHAAIILIDATRVTVEGGVTQLLPQTKRHSAIVKLLGLQHVIVAINKMDLVEYSEATFDLIREAYVALADQLGLAGVRFVPVSALKGDNIVTLSDSMPWYSGEPLLDLLETLPVAVDGGAALRFPVQWVARQDGSSADDFRGYMGRVEAGEVRVGDEIAVLPSGRTATVAEIIAPVPGGTAAVESAFAGQTVTIRLGEDVDVSRGDVFVPNAQRIEPAKKLEADLCWFDEMPLSPQRKYLLKQTTNMVFTKIGAVRQVLDVHTLSQATDRLDLKMNDIGRVALTLQKPIVCDTYDAHPGTGAFVLIDEATHHTVAAGMIRAYSA
- the cysD gene encoding sulfate adenylyltransferase subunit CysD, whose translation is MSTTLEPSTFARPAGTAGRMGHLDWLEAESIHILRELVAECSKPALLFSGGKDSVVVLHLALKAFGLGAGRKTALPFPLVHIDTGHNYDEVIDFRDRRAKQIGAELVVGHVEESIARGTVVLRRETDSRNAAQAVTLLETIEQHGYTAMIGGARRDEEKARAKERIFSFRDEFGQWDPKAQRPELWSLYNARLHPGEHLRVFPISNWTELDVWQYIARENLELPSIYYAHQREIVRRNGLLVPVTPLTPMREGETSERALVRFRTVGDISCTCPVESDADDVEKIIAETAVTEITERGATRMDDQTSEAAMEQRKKQGYF
- a CDS encoding phosphoadenylyl-sulfate reductase, which codes for MSGALSPELAAKVERLDALLAAIAGRHPRVKFASSLAAEDMLLSHAILSKGHAIGIFSLNTGRLHAETLGMIDRVRERYGYEIEQFHPQPDAIDQYVSEHGPNAFYESVELRKACCQIRKVEPLNRALAEADAWVTGQRREQSVTRAELHEQEHDEARGIAKYNPLADWTEAEVWACLKAFDVPVNPLHARGYPSIGCEPCTRAIRPGEDSRAGRWWWESRDTKECGLHITVAPVSELPGRANA
- a CDS encoding DUF934 domain-containing protein; amino-acid sequence: MASIIKNRAVTDDAWQVVRAGEDGALPEVGALPAGKVLVPLAYWQAEREALSAAKTKDELGVWLAPDSEPAELVADFDRLTVIAVDFPRFGDGRGYSTAHLLRKRYGWTGELRAIGDVLRDQLNYMSRCGFDAFAVRADRDPHDALNAFSEFSERYQGAVDDATPLFRRRAAAGRVGA
- a CDS encoding nitrite/sulfite reductase → MYQYDQYDQTIVDERVAQYRDQVRRRLSGELSEEEFRPLRLQNGLYMQRHAYMHRIAIPYGNLRSDQLRMLARIAREHDRGYGHFSTRSNIQFNWIRLEETPDLLAKLASVQMHGIQTSGNCIRNITADQFAGVAPDETIDPRPWAEILRQWSTFHPEFAWLPRKFKIAVSGSKVDRAAVQMHDLGVYLSRNADGEIVASILAGGGLGRTPIVGSIIRENLPWQHLLTYCEAVLRVYNRFGRRDNLYKARIKILVKALSPEKFAQQVEAEWQHLKDGPSTLTQDEVERVSRCFAPPAYEKLADTDASYEQHLLENKAFARWVERNVAPHKVSGYAAVTLSLKPNGVAPGDATDAQMEAVADWADAYSFGELRVSHEQNLILANVKKRDLFELWEKAKAVGFATPNIGLLTDIIACPGGDFCSLANAKSIPIAQAIQERFDDLDYVYDLGEMSLNISGCMNSCGHHHVGNIGILGVDKDGSEWYQVSLGGEQGTGQDGLKLGRVIGPSFSAEEVPDVITKLVDTYVESRIDGERFIDTYNRIGIAPFKERVYAARQPAHA